From Cydia fagiglandana chromosome 6, ilCydFagi1.1, whole genome shotgun sequence, the proteins below share one genomic window:
- the LOC134665486 gene encoding uncharacterized protein LOC134665486 translates to MRYLGIVLDGRWSFTEHFARKAPKLLAAAGALGGLLPNTGGPGSTCRRLYQGVVRSMALYGAPIWAESLNARNVALLRRPQRVIATRAIRAYRTVSFEAATLLAGSPPWDLEAGVLAAVYWQVAEERAAGNRPLPEEIKLWREEAKDDLLRRWDERLEAPSASREVVGAVRPVLRDWLKRDFGPMTYHLTQVLTGHGCFGRYLWRVARREDTAVCKHCDRGEEDTAHHTRAVCPAWDEPRSEMAAVLGADLSLPAIASAMVRNRGTWEAVVAFCDAVMSLKEAAEREREDDPLSLPIRRKRTGRRRAAYDRRLPP, encoded by the coding sequence ATGCGGTACCTAGGCATTGTCCTCGACGGTCGGTGGAGCTTCACTGAGCACTTTGCGCGGAAGGCGCCAAAATTGCTGGCCGCAGCTGGAGCACTCGGGGGACTGCTCCCGAACACCGGGGGACCGGGCAGCACATGCCGCCGCCTTTATCAGGGTGTTGTGCGCTCCATGGCACTCTATGGGGCCCCAATATGGGCAGAATCCCTGAACGCTCGGAACGTGGCCCTGTTGCGCAGACCCCAACGGGTTATAGCCACAAGAGCGATACGAGCGTACAGGACGGTCTCCTTTGAGGCGGCGACGTTGCTGGCCGGCAGCCCACCATGGGACCTGGAGGCTGGGGTCCTGGCGGCGGTATACTGGCAAGTTGCGGAAGAGCGGGCGGCGGGAAATCGTCCACTTCCGGAGGAGATCAAGCTTTGGAGGGAGGAGGCCAAGGATGACCTTCTCCGGAGGTGGGATGAAAGGCTAGAAGCCCCGAGCGCAAGCCGCGAGGTGGTGGGCGCAGTACGCCCAGTCCTTAGGGACTGGTTGAAGCGCGACTTCGGGCCAATGACGTACCACTTGACACAGGTACTTACTGGGCACGGTTGCTTTGGTAGGTACCTGTGGCGAGTGGCACGACGAGAGGACACAGCGGTGTGCAAGCACTGTGACAGAGGTGAGGAGGACACGGCGCATCACACCCGCGCCGTATGCCCTGCGTGGGATGAACCAAGATCGGAGATGGCGGCGGTTCTTGGAGCAGACCTATCGCTGCCGGCAATAGCCAGTGCGATGGTCCGTAATAGAGGCACCTGGGAGGCGGTCGTCGCGTTCTGCGACGCTGTCATGTCCCTAAAGGAGGCGGCGGAGAGAGAGCGAGAGGACGATCCCCTCTCGCTCCCTATCCGCCGAAAAAGGACCGGGCGGAGGCGGGCCGCGTATGACCGCCGCTTGCCGCCCTAA